The following proteins are encoded in a genomic region of Sebastes fasciatus isolate fSebFas1 chromosome 14, fSebFas1.pri, whole genome shotgun sequence:
- the cnga4 gene encoding cyclic nucleotide-gated channel alpha-4: MDKTGDVRIRGNQWQRLLRWQRGQKVTEEGEDGVKDEGKPNTNLDLKSKINWPEWVVDPAEHFYYVWLQVMIFPIVYNWVIIILRTCFTTIALSYLPVWLTLDYLADLMYMIDMIITVHTGYLDQGILIKDLTQLKKRYLHSKCFLRDLVSLLPTDFLYFVFGIQTPLVRINRLMRMPRLDEALDRMETRTSYPNTFRISKLMIYIFVLIHWNACLYFALSNYIGFGSDRWVYPNITNPEFASMRRQYFYCFWFSAQIFTTVGDTPLPKREEEYLFMIADLLIAVLVFASIVGNVGNVITSLRDRDNVFFPNHELVKAYLRSHHISKELRQRIDNWYQHLHINKKIMRENEILQQLPIHLRTEIAVSVHLPTLSKVTIFQSCETSLLEELVLKLTPQVFSPGEYVCRKGDVGHEMYIIKEGKLAVVADDGVTEFAVLSESNFFGEISILNIKGNRSGNRRTANIRSIGYSDLFSLSKEDLTDVLSEFPAAKRHLEEKGRQILTKMGMLEEGGEQEEGEAEKVEIKINRLESNLEILQTKLARLMVELESSHRKMQARVEQLEWEVAALETQLPDDGEGEREYGRGEGVGGEVGWEREEAEGQAEEGSDPNVKKQGQGEDGNDVTKDGDGESTKSTKEDGEGMVEGDKSGIKDDQEKDKDDGENNREKGDDRPGKGDGAEIEPEEEKEESSGERESEEGREKAEENVEMEQKDEGQKK; encoded by the exons ATGGATAAAACAGGTGATGTTAGAATTAGAGGTAACCAATGGCAGAGACTGCTCAGGTGGCAACGGGGACAGAAAGTGACTGAGGAAGGAGAGGATGGAGTCAAGGATGAAGGGAAACCTAACACCAATCTGGATCTGAAGTCGAAAATTAA CTGGCCAGAGTGGGTGGTTGATCCGGCAGAGCATTTTTATTATGTCTGGCTTCAGGTCATGATCTTTCCCATCGTCTACAACTGGGTGATCATCATATTGAG GACATGCTTCACTACAATTGCACTGAGCTACCTGCCTGTGTGGCTCACACTGGACTATCTGGCAGACCTCATGTATATGATTGACATGATCATCACCGTTCACACAg GTTACTTGGATCAGGGCATCCTGATCAAGGACCTAACTCAGCTGAAGAAGCGCTACCTGCACTCTAAATGTTTCTTAAGGGACCTGGTTTCCCTGCTGCCCACCGACTTCCTCTACTTTGTCTTTGGCATCCAAACTCCGCTAGTGAGGATCAACCGCCTTATGCGTATGCCACGACTCGACGAGGCCCTGGATCGCATGGAGACGAGAACCTCCTACCCAAACACCTTCCGCATCTCCAAGCTCATGATCTACATCTTCGTGTTGATCCACTGGAATGCTTGTCTCTACTTTGCACTGTCCAACTACATCGGCTTTGGAAGTGATCGTTGGGTCTACCCCAACATCACCAACCCGGAGTTTGCCTCCATGCGTCGTCAGTACTTCTACTGCTTCTGGTTCTCTGCTCAGATTTTCACCACAGTGGGAGACACCCCCCTGCCAAAAAGGGAAGAAGAGTACCTGTTTATGATCGCAGACCTGCTCATTGCCGTGCTGGTGTTTGCATCGATTGTTGGCAATGTTGGCAACGTCATCACGAGCCTAAGGGACCGTGATAATGTCTTCTTCCCTAACCATGAGCTG gTGAAGGCTTACCTGCGTAGCCATCACATTAGCAAGGAGCTTCGACAGCGTATCGACAACTGGTACCAGCACCTTCACATCAACAAGAAGATCATGCGAGAGAATGAAATCCTGCAGCAGCTGCCCATCCACCTGAGGACAGAGATCGCTGTCAGCGTTCACCTTCCCACACTCTCCAAAGTAACCATCTTCCAGAGCTGTGAGACAAGTCTGCTGGAGGAGCTGGTGCTAAAACTAACACCTCAG GTGTTCAGCCCAGGGGAGTACGTCTGCAGGAAAGGAGATGTGGGCCATGAAATGTACATTATCAAAGAGGGGAAACTTGCAGTCGTAGCAGATGACGGGGTCACAGAGTTTGCTGTGCTGAGTGAATCCAATTTCTTTGGGGAAATTAGTATCCTCAATATCAAAG GTAATAGGTCAGGCAATCGCCGCACTGCCAACATCCGAAGCATCGGCTACTCCGACCTGTTCAGCTTGTCCAAAGAAGACCTGACAGACGTGTTGTCAGAGTTCCCTGCAGCCAAACGTCACCTGGAGGAGAAAGGCAGACAGATCCTCACCAAGATGGGCATGTTGGAGGAGGGTGGGGAgcaagaggagggggaggcagAGAAAGTGGAAATCAAGATAAACAGACTGGAGAGCAACCTGGAAATCCTGCAAACAAAACTGGCTCGGCTCATGGTGGAATTAGAGTCGAGCCACCGCAAGATGCAGGCCAGAGTGGAGCAGCTGGAGTGGGAGGTGGCAGCACTGGAGACTCAGCTACCAGACGatggggaaggagagagagaatacGGAAGAGGGGaaggggtgggaggggaggttggATGGGAGCGAGAGGAGGCAGAGGGACAGGCAGAGGAGGGTTCAGATCCAAATGTGAAAAAACAGGGACAGGGAGAAGATGGTAATGATGTGACCAAAGACGGAGATGGAGAGAGCACTAAAAGCACAAAAGAGGATGGGGAAGGGATGGTGGAGGGAGATAAATCAGGGATTAAAGATGATCAGGAAAAGGACAAAGATGATGGAGAGAACAACAGAGAGAAAGGGGATGATAGACCTGGGAAAGGAGATGGAGCTGAGATTGAACctgaagaggagaaa